The window AGACGACGCTCATCCAGGTGGCGGCCAACGCATCGACGACCTCCAGCAAAGCGGACCAGTGGGTCGCCATTGCCCCCGGCGCCGAGGGAGCTTTCGCCCTGGGGCTGGCTCACGTGATTTTGAAAGAGAACTTGGGCAATCTGGGCGCCCTGACGGGGCGCGCTTTTGGACTTGGAAGCGGCGTGGACTCCCAAGCCATGTCCTTCTCCGGTTTCCGCGACCTGGTCCTCGAGGAGTACGGTCCGGATAAGGTGACTCAAGTTACCGGCGTTTCGCCGGAAAAGATCCAGGACCTGGCCCGGCGATTCGCTAAGGCCAAGAGTCCCCTGGCCTTACCCGGTCGGGGCAAAGGCACGATGCCCGGAGGATTGTACGAATTCATGGCCGTACACTCTCTGAATGCGCTGGTGGGCGCCGTGAACCGATCCGGAGGCGTGGGGCCGGTCATGAGTCCTCCACTCACGTCCTGGCCGGAGCCGGCTCTGGACTCCGTGGCGGAAAAAGGTCTCCGGAACGCCCGCATTGACGGCGCCGGGTCCCGATATCCGTTTTCATCGAGCCTGCTCCATCAGTTCGCTGACGTTGTGGCGGAGGCCCCGAAGTCACCTGTGGAAATGCTCGTCGTGTACAAATCCAATCCCGCGCATAACGCACCGAGTAGCAAGGAATTTAATCGGGCCCGGTCCAAGGTGCCGTTTGTGGTCAGCTTTTCTTCGTTCTGGGACGAAACCACCAAAAACGCCAACCTCGTGATGCCCAACCACTCTTTTCTCGAGCGGTGGGAAGACGGCACCACTCCGGCCGGTGTACCTTTCCCGACCTACGTGTTGGGTGCCCCCGTTCTGCCCCCCCTGTTCGACACCAGGCCGACAGCGGACGTGATCCTGGAAACGACAAAGGCATTGGGCGGATCGATCGCTACCTCCTTTCCATGGAAATCGTACGAAGATCTGCTCAAATTCCGCGTGGCGGGAATTGCGGCCAGCCAGCAGGGGGTCGTCTCCGTTCCGGGCAGCCTTGCCGAACAGCAGCCCAGAGGATTCTCCAGCGCTGGAGACCTATGGTCAAGCCTCACGGAAAACGGATGCTGGTACGACCCAAGTCAGAGGATCGGTAAGACGGCCACGGGTTTTAACACGCCGAGCGGGAAATTCGAGTTCTACTGCAACGGGATCTCCGAGGGTCTTCGACAGGCCGGTCTTGATCCCAAACGCCTGAACGTATCGGTCCAGGGCGAGGCTGTTTGCATGGCGCACTTCGAACCCGCGGAGGTCGAAGGAGACCCGCAAAGATACCCGTTGCTCATGGCGCCCGAAGAACTGGCCTATGTATTCGAAGGAGAGGTTCCCTCTTCCCCATACATGACCAAGATCTGGCCGGATACCCTGCTTAAGGGGAACACCCTGGTCATTCACATCAATCCCGAAGACGCTCATAACCAGCATCTGTACGAGGGAGACCCGGTTATGATCGAGTCGCTCAAGGGGAGCGCCGAGGTGCGCGTGCATCTGTTCAACGGAGTCCGGCCGGGAACCGTGTCCATGGCGGAAGGTTTCGGCCATACGGGTTTCGACGGGTATATACGCGATAAAGGCGCCAATACCAGGGACATGACCACCGTAGCCTCCGATGCCCTGAGCGGCATGCCTTTGTGGTGGGGCACTCGGGTCAAATTAACCAAAGTATGAGGCAGACGAGGTAAGTAATGGAAAAACGTCACGGAATCGGCGAAGGTGTCAAGTATGGCATGGTGATCGATCTGGATAAGTGCATCGGATGCGGAGCCTGCGTGACGGCCTGCGTGGCTGAAAACAACAATACCATTCTCGAAGATGAGACCAATAAGCTGAAGAGCATCACCTGGTTGCGGCTGTACAAATTCGACAACAAGAAACCTTACCCGGAAACGGAAATAGGTTACCTTCCGCGCCCGTGCATGCAGTGCGATTCCCATACGCCGTGCGTCTCAGTGTGTCCGGCCACGGCTACGGATTACGATCCTGATACCGGCATTGTCAGCCAAATCTATACCCGATGCATCGGATGCCGGTATTGCGTGGCCGCCTGTCCGTACCATGTCCGTTACTTCAACTGGTTCGATGCAGTATGGCCCGAAGGGACTGAAGCCTGCCTCAACCCGGACGTATCGCCGAGAATGCGCGGATGCGTGGAGCAATGCACCTTTTGCCACCATCGTTTGATGGCGGCCAAAAATAAGGCGGCAATGAACGGCTCCCGCGAAGTTGCCGAGATGGATTATCAACCCGCTTGTGTCGAAGCGTGTCCTACCCGGGCTATTGTCTTCGGGGACTTGAACAACAGCAAGCACAGAGTGTACGAACTTAAACAAAGCCCTCGAGCTTTCCGCCTCCTGGAAAGATTGGGGACTCAGCCCAAAGTTTACTATACGACCACGCACGAGTGGATACGAGGCATGTCGGACAATTGGATCGACAAAGAAAAGGGAAAAGAAAAGGAAAAGGCGAAAGCTCACTCTTAACCGGATCGAATCGTTTTTAGGGTGACCGCGTAATATATTAGAGAGGAACGCTTTATGGATTCGGCACTTTTTCCAGAAGGAACCAAACGCTGCTCGATCAAGATATTCGGGTTTTGGTTCTCCGTTTGGAGTCTGATTGTCCTCTGGGGTCTCGTAGGTGCTTATTTCTGCCTGCGATACGGCCTTAACAAGACCAACATGAACGATTTCTTCGCCTTCGGAGTCTGGATCGTCGTGGACCTGGCCGTCATTGCTTTGGGCGCCGGAGCCTTTTTTACCGGCTTTCTGACGTACATCATAGGCAAAAAAGAACTCAAAGCCATTATCAATGCGACCGTGATCATCGGGTTCATCTGCTACAGCGGCGCCATATTGATGCTGATGGTGGATATCGGTCAACCCTTACGGGGATGGTTCGGCTTCTGGCACGCGAACGTACACTCCATGCTCACGGAAGTGATGTTCTGCATCACCACGTACTTGACGGTTCTGATCATCGAGTTTGTACCCCTGATTCTGGAAAACCGCCAACTGGACAAGGTCCCGGAACTGCATAATTTCAGTCACCGCCTGCACGAGATCATGTTCGTGTTCGCCGGCGTGGGCACATTTCTCTCGTTTTTTCACCAAGGCAGCCTGGGAGGAATGTACGGTGTCCTGTATGCGCGTCCGTTCGCATTTCGTACCGGCTTCATGATATGGCCCTGGACATTCTTCCTCTTTATTCTTTCCGCCATCGCAACGGGGCCGTGCTTTACCATGCTGATCGTATGGATCACTCAGAAAGTCAGTGGAAAACAGTTGGTCAAGCGTAGCGTTTTCAATCTCTTGGCCAAGATCGCAGGTACGCTCCTTTTAACATATGTCATTCTCAAGATTCTCGATACCTGGTACTGGGCCATATTTACGGCCCCGAGCCTGGGATTCGATCTTATGGATTTCTATGCCGGTGGTCCTTATGGTTTCTGGCTTGTAATCCTGGAAATTGGTATATGCGGGATTGTGCCGGCGTTTCTCCTCCTTTCCCCCAAAGCTCGGGAAAGCAATGTCGTGCTGATCTCGGCGTGCATATTGGCCTGTATCGGAGTTACGCTGAATCGCTTCGTATTTGTCGTCCAGACCCTGGCCATCCCGGTCCTGCCCTTCGAAGATTTTTACGGATATCTACCCAGTTGGCAGGAATGGGCCATATCTTCGGCGATTCTGGGATACGGCGGCATCATCTACAGTCTGGCCTACCGGTATCTTCCGGTTTTCCCCCAGGAAGTGGAATTGTACCCGGAGAACTTACAGCCCCAGACCGAGGGATGAGTGTAGACCCGGTTTGCTGACGATAACGAACAAAAAACCCGGAGCGCGAAACGCGTTCCGGGTTTTTTGTTCGTTAGAATACTGAGATCGGTTTAGTGGTGATCTTTCGGGTTCTTAAGGTCTTTCAGCGTCCTTATCGACGCGATGAACAGACTCGTTCCGATCACGGTCAAAGCCAGATAGAACAATCCGAAAAAGATGATATGACCCACGTCCCACTGCCACTCGAAATTAAAAGGCAACATGGCTTCCTCCGATTGTGAAAATTCTAACAGCATTATTTTTTATTGCCGAACGAGTGTCAAGGAAAATCGCGCCCTCCTTTGTTACCAACCGGTTTACTCCGGGAGGCTTTTGTGATTAGAATACGCGTCGAACAAATCGTCTTACCCGATTGAAACCCTACAAGGGTTCGGTCCTCACGAGTACTCCGTAGAGGATTTCTTCGAAGCTGCAGCGTGGGGCTCGGCCCTTGATAACTTGATTAAGGAGGACACGTTCATGTTTCATCCGACTCTGAAGGACCGTATGTATCTTCTCGGGATCCTTCTGGTGGTATTTTGTCTCTCTGTACCTGCGTTCGCCGAACCTAAAATTTCGGTGGACAGCCTCAAATACGAGTTCGGCGAGCACTGGGAAGACAGTCAAATCTCACACACCTTTACTGTCGAAAACACGGGAGACCAGGAACTCATTATTGAAAAGGTCCGCACTTCTTGAGGATGCACCGCGGTCAAGTTTGATCGCCAAATTGCTCCCGGTGCAAAGGGAAATGTCACCTTGTCCGTGAACACAAAGGGACTGAAAGGCCAGTTTCACAAAACCGCCAACATCGTATCCAATGCCCCTTCAAGCCCGGAGGTGCAGTTGGAGCTCTCGGGGTTCGTCAAGAATTACATCGAGGTGAAGCCATCCACGTATGTCCAGTTGCGGTCCACGGGAGGGAAACCGGCTTCACAAACGGTGGAATTCAACTCGGGGGTTCCGGGTGAGTTGCTTTTCACCAAAATGGAGGTCTCCCCCGGCATCCAGCAAGGCATTGAGACCAAACTCGTTCGGGGCGAGGACAAAAGATCGTACACCCTTGAAATCACAAGTCTTTATAAAGAGATTGGAAATAATCAGGGACAAATCCTCATCCAAACCAACAATGAGAAGAAACCCGAGATTTCACTTCGAATCATTGCGGTGGTCCAGGGCCCCATCCAGGTGGCGCCACAGCGCCTTCATTTTGGCAATGTAAGGAGGCCCGCCCAACCGGGCGCCCTGAAGCGTACGATCTGGTTGAAAAAGACGCAGGGAGCGGACTTCAAGATCACCGGCCTGGAATACGATCACGACGCGTTCGA of the Deltaproteobacteria bacterium genome contains:
- a CDS encoding 4Fe-4S dicluster domain-containing protein → MEKRHGIGEGVKYGMVIDLDKCIGCGACVTACVAENNNTILEDETNKLKSITWLRLYKFDNKKPYPETEIGYLPRPCMQCDSHTPCVSVCPATATDYDPDTGIVSQIYTRCIGCRYCVAACPYHVRYFNWFDAVWPEGTEACLNPDVSPRMRGCVEQCTFCHHRLMAAKNKAAMNGSREVAEMDYQPACVEACPTRAIVFGDLNNSKHRVYELKQSPRAFRLLERLGTQPKVYYTTTHEWIRGMSDNWIDKEKGKEKEKAKAHS
- a CDS encoding molybdopterin-dependent oxidoreductase, encoding MKLDRRGFVKFLVGGVVGTMLSPIPWKLTDDIAIWTQNWPWVPNPPNGANSFKNTISPFRGDGIGVSVRLIDQKRAVTLSGVPDNPINQGGMSCIDLSGVQYHYNQAVRVKSPMVFRDGAFHAISWEEATGLFIGKLKEIRDQGTPEKVALVDGSGPGTMKDLLGRFMACYGSPNYMSMPNASDTEAQILKLMYGAGGTMGYDLENADFIISFGCGLLEGWGSQRTLLAYKDWRQEGNRGKTTLIQVAANASTTSSKADQWVAIAPGAEGAFALGLAHVILKENLGNLGALTGRAFGLGSGVDSQAMSFSGFRDLVLEEYGPDKVTQVTGVSPEKIQDLARRFAKAKSPLALPGRGKGTMPGGLYEFMAVHSLNALVGAVNRSGGVGPVMSPPLTSWPEPALDSVAEKGLRNARIDGAGSRYPFSSSLLHQFADVVAEAPKSPVEMLVVYKSNPAHNAPSSKEFNRARSKVPFVVSFSSFWDETTKNANLVMPNHSFLERWEDGTTPAGVPFPTYVLGAPVLPPLFDTRPTADVILETTKALGGSIATSFPWKSYEDLLKFRVAGIAASQQGVVSVPGSLAEQQPRGFSSAGDLWSSLTENGCWYDPSQRIGKTATGFNTPSGKFEFYCNGISEGLRQAGLDPKRLNVSVQGEAVCMAHFEPAEVEGDPQRYPLLMAPEELAYVFEGEVPSSPYMTKIWPDTLLKGNTLVIHINPEDAHNQHLYEGDPVMIESLKGSAEVRVHLFNGVRPGTVSMAEGFGHTGFDGYIRDKGANTRDMTTVASDALSGMPLWWGTRVKLTKV
- the nrfD gene encoding polysulfide reductase NrfD: MDSALFPEGTKRCSIKIFGFWFSVWSLIVLWGLVGAYFCLRYGLNKTNMNDFFAFGVWIVVDLAVIALGAGAFFTGFLTYIIGKKELKAIINATVIIGFICYSGAILMLMVDIGQPLRGWFGFWHANVHSMLTEVMFCITTYLTVLIIEFVPLILENRQLDKVPELHNFSHRLHEIMFVFAGVGTFLSFFHQGSLGGMYGVLYARPFAFRTGFMIWPWTFFLFILSAIATGPCFTMLIVWITQKVSGKQLVKRSVFNLLAKIAGTLLLTYVILKILDTWYWAIFTAPSLGFDLMDFYAGGPYGFWLVILEIGICGIVPAFLLLSPKARESNVVLISACILACIGVTLNRFVFVVQTLAIPVLPFEDFYGYLPSWQEWAISSAILGYGGIIYSLAYRYLPVFPQEVELYPENLQPQTEG
- a CDS encoding DUF1573 domain-containing protein, translated to MFHPTLKDRMYLLGILLVVFCLSVPAFAEPKISVDSLKYEFGEHWEDSQISHTFTVENTGDQELIIEKVRTS